The following coding sequences lie in one Haematobia irritans isolate KBUSLIRL chromosome 3, ASM5000362v1, whole genome shotgun sequence genomic window:
- the LOC142228538 gene encoding diphthine methyltransferase isoform X2, with translation MLDIQLIHSVDTEYSADSVEWCPHPGYNNLFVCGTYQLKEKTEDNPGETPVCQRKGRIYLYEFDTNLETLVELDRIETAAILDMKWLSSSNNELPILAAATALGNIDIFLIEESKLKYIQGTNLNPVDKDLLALSLDWGKSVAGENMASNNLEDRIITSDSKGNISLLSWSAERNLEMIRTWHAHDFEAWICAFDKWNKNLAYTGGDDTFLLAYDMRTDSRVFLNKSHNAGVTCLLSHPKRENILLTGSYDEKLRIFDSRSMKAPLAEIDLQGGIWRIKSDPLNHNFIICACMYHNFSVVDLTNVNSPLLVGEFNEHKSICYGADWCLNVDESDAAKLYMATCSFYDHKLCISSIDQLI, from the coding sequence ATGCTGGACATACAATTAATTCATTCTGTCGATACTGAGTATTCAGCTGATTCTGTGGAGTGGTGTCCCCATCCTGGCTACAACAACTTATTTGTTTGTGGTACCTACCAACTCAAAGAAAAAACTGAAGACAATCCTGGAGAAACACCAGTATGCCAACGTAAAGGTCGTATATACCTATATGAGTTTGATACAAATTTAGAAACTTTGGTGGAGCTAGATCGTATCGAAACAGCAGCAATATTAGATATGAAATGGTTGAGTTCATCCAATAATGAACTACCTATCTTGGCAGCGGCAACAGCATTGGGAAATATTGACATATTCCTTATTGAGGAGTCAAAACTTAAATACATTCAAGGTACCAACCTTAATCCCGTTGACAAAGACTTGCTGGCATTATCACTAGATTGGGGCAAATCTGTAGCTGGTGAAAACATGGCTAGCAATAATCTCGAAGACCGCATAATTACTTCCGATTCCAAAGGAAATATTAGTCTACTATCGTGGTCGGCGGAGAGAAATCTGGAAATGATACGAACATGGCATGCTCATGATTTTGAGGCATGGATTTGTGCATTCGATAAGTGGAATAAAAATCTTGCCTATACAGGGGGTGATGACACATTTCTACTTGCCTACGATATGCGAACAGATTCCCGGGTATTTCTCAATAAGTCCCATAACGCTGGTGTCACTTGTCTGTTAAGCCATCCAAAACGGGAAAATATTCTCTTAACTGGCAGTTACGATGAAAAGCTACGCATATTCGACAGTAGATCCATGAAGGCACCTTTGGCGGAGATTGACTTGCAAGGTGGAATATGGCGCATTAAATCTGATCCcctaaatcacaattttataATATGCGCTTGCATGTATCACAACTTTAGTGTTGTGGATCTTACAAACGTGAATTCTCCTCTCTTGGTCGGAGAGTTCAACGAGCACAAAAGCATTTGTTACGGCGCTGATTGGTGCTTGAACGTTGACGAAAGTGATGCCGCAAAATTGTATATGGCAACTTGttcattttatgaccacaaattaTGCATTTCAAGTATTGACCAACTGAtataa